Sequence from the Camelus dromedarius isolate mCamDro1 chromosome 12, mCamDro1.pat, whole genome shotgun sequence genome:
TTATGTCTCTTTATAGTACCTGAACATAAACTATATTCTTGACATGTAATAGCCACCATATTTATCTCTTGGTTTTAAGCTACCCCTTCCTGTCCCCCAACCCACTGTAATTTCCTCATACCCCTAAATCCTTAAAAGACCTTTAGAAAGCACAGCTTTGCTTAGGGAACTTAGGGATAGctctgcatttttgttttgataGAATAATAAAAGGGAATATGGTTTTCCAAAAGCTAATCCTGGTTCCCAGATCTACATGGTGAAAAATGACTTTCTTTCAAAGGATGTGCTAATCATGCAATTTCAGGGAGTGGACAGTAGTGAATCCAGGggtcagaagcagagagaggaatgATGGGTCACAGACAGGGAACATTGGAGGAGGAGGCTATCACATGGAATGACATAAAGATGGATAAGAAACTTACTTCATCACCATCCTtgcccctttctctgtcttccatgatatacaaaacaggaacaatttttaaaagactgattaAACCTTATTATCAGTTGAATAGAAGCTAGTCAGGTCAAAGTTATCAGTGTCACATACCCTAAGAGTAGcaatttgttaaaaatgtaaattctattcatttaaaaatttcctcttaCTATCAATTACATGAAAACTAGAACTCATGTACAAAATCATTTTACTCATATAaagaacagtaaaaataaaatgtacttcaTCAAAAGATTAGAAAAACAACATGTCTATCTGCAAGTGGCATTGTTCCAAGTCAGGCTTTGTTCaagtcactttttaaagtttattagaggCAGGACATAGCATTTGTCAATGGCTTTCCTCAAGGCATTCTTTACTTCTTGGTTCCTCAAGCTGTAGATCATGGGGTTGAGCATAGGAATGACTATTGTGTAGAACACAGAGGCCATTTTGTCCGTGTCAAGGGAATGGTTTGATTTGGGCTGCAGATACGTGAAGATCAGAGTCCCATAGAATATAGTCACAGTGGTCAGATGAGAGCCACAAGTCGAGAATGCTTTGCACCTCCCTTCTGTCGACTGGATTCTCAGGATGGCAGCCACAATGTATAAGTAAGAAATAAGGATGGTGGTCAAAGAGCTGATCAAGTTGAGTCCAGCAAAGATGAAAATCAAGATCTCCTTGAGGCTGGTGTCTGAGCAGGCAAGGGCCATCAAAGGGACATCATCACAGTAGAAATGATTGATGACATTGGGGCCACAGTAGATCAGTTGGAAAGTAACAACTGTGTGGAGCAAAGCAACAGAAAAGCTGTATAAGACAGGGCCCGTTACCAGCTGCAGACACACCT
This genomic interval carries:
- the LOC105090036 gene encoding olfactory receptor 8U3 — encoded protein: MTERNSTRVTEFILLGFSVRRGIELILFLLVLVVYSLTLVGNLGMISLIRLDSRLHTPMYFFLSTLAFVDLCYSSSIAPKLLQTLLTRHRSISFYACATQLGFFLNFLILEMFLLSVMAYDRYVAICNPLLYVVVMSPKVCLQLVTGPVLYSFSVALLHTVVTFQLIYCGPNVINHFYCDDVPLMALACSDTSLKEILIFIFAGLNLISSLTTILISYLYIVAAILRIQSTEGRCKAFSTCGSHLTTVTIFYGTLIFTYLQPKSNHSLDTDKMASVFYTIVIPMLNPMIYSLRNQEVKNALRKAIDKCYVLPLINFKK